The sequence below is a genomic window from Thermodesulfobacteriota bacterium.
GCCGGTGTCGTGGTAGTGGGCCGCGGCCAGCGCAAAGGCCTGGCCCGGCTCGGCGCCGGTCAGCTCGATCTGGTAGAGGGTCTGGAGGGCGATCTCCCGCGATTTGCGCCGCATACCCATGGCTGCACCGATCTTCGCCCTACAGGGCCTTGAGCAGATTGACCATCTCCACGGCAACGGCCGCCGCCTCGGCCCCCTTGTTGCCGGCCTTGGAGCCGGCTCGCTCAATGGCCTGCTCGATGGTATCGGTGGTCAAGACGCCGAAGATGATCGGCACCCCGGTGGCCAAAGCCACGTGGGCAATCCCCTTGGCCGCCTCGCCAGCCACATAGTCGAAATGGGCCGTGGCGCCGCGGATGACGGCGCCGAGGCAGACGATGGCGTCATGACTGCCGCTTCGGGCCAGCCGCTCCGCCACCACCGGGATCTCGAAGGCGCCCGGCACCCGCACCAGGGTGATGTCCTCCTCCCGGCCCCCCAGCCGCCGGAAGGCGTCCACCGCCCCCTCCAGGAGCCGCTCGCCGATGAAGGCGTTGAAGCGGGACAGCACGATAGCCAGCCGCTGGCCGGTGGCCGACAGGTTTCCTTCCAGGGTCCGAATGCTCATGAATGCAGCTCCGTGGATGTAGGGATTATCAGAAGCCAGTCTGGCGCTCAAGCATACTCCGTGTTTCCGGGAAGAGCCACGGGCCGCATGCGGCGCCGGCGATCTGATGCGGACAGGGCGCAGCCGGCCGGCGCCCTTCCGATCCGGAAGCGGCTGGCTGGGCCTCAGCCGTAGCTCCCCAGGTCGTGGAAGGCCGCGATGGTGAAGCCCTTTTCCTCGAAGTGACGGTCGAAGGCCAGGGCGATCTCGAGATCCCGGGACTCCATGATCTCGAAGCCCAGGCAGTCCACGAGGCTGAGCGCCCTGTTGCCCTCTGCCAGCAGCCGTTGCATGGCCCGGCCATGCCACTCGGCATCCACCCAGATAATCTCAAGCAGGGGCTGAATCTTGAGCTGGAAGTCCGCCACCGCAGCAAGACCGACCCGACGCTGCAGCAGGGACTCGGTCTCGAGGAGGACGTAGGAGCTGGTCAAGAGCCGGCCATCGTGGCTTGCCAGGTGGGCGAAATTGAGCTGGGCCCGCACGTGCATGAAGTCATCCCGGACCATGAGGGCGAAAAGTCCCGAGGTGTCGGCATAGACGATCATCGGTAGGCCTCCTCCAGGTAGCGGTCGTGCTCGACGGCGATATCCGGCGCCCCTGCCGTGTACTTGCCGACCACCGAGGCCGCTTGCCGGTAAAGCGCCGCCCGGTCGGGCTTCCGGGTGAGGAGCAGCTGGTCCACCGCGCGCCGGATCAGGGCGGCGATGGGCTCATGGGTGCCCTGGGCCAGGGCCTTCAGGCCCTGATACTGCTCCTGGGTCAGTTGGATCTGGGTGCGGACCATGGCATGCCTCCGGGGTACAAGTTGTTATCAAAAAGCCAAATATGATATCATGATAACATGACAGCCGGCCCGCGCAAGGTTTTTTTTCGCTGGCGCCACCACGGGGCAGGGGGGCCGTTCCGGCCCCCAGGGCCAGGGCCACCGACCGCGCTGTCACCACCGGGAGGGATGTCTGGTATGAGCGACGTCGTCGTGGGCTGGATCCAGCGCTGCGTCAGGCGGTCCCCGGAGGAGGACCTGGATTCACGAGGACAGGGCCTTGCTTAAAAAGGCTGCCGAGATCAAGGCAGCACAGCAGCTCTCCCTGCGGCGCGGCGACGGTTCCTGGTTGTCGCGAGGTGATCTTGGGGCGTGGGTCTCTGCAAGGTGGCCGATGACCAGGAGAAGACCCATCGTCTCATCGAGGGGTGTCGTCAGCTGACAGCCAGCTTGTCCAGGAGGACGACGCCGGCATCCTCAAGGCCTTTCCCGCCAGACCTGGGTGGGATACTGGCCAGGCAACGGGCGGGATGATCAAGGGCTGTGCCACATAGCCTCCGGCCAGAGCGGGAAGTCGTCGTCCTTCCCGTATTCCGCATCTACCTGCCCACCACTTGCATATCCCCAACAACCACCTCGCTCCCGTCCGCCTGTACGAGACGTAAGGACTCAGCGCGCCCCTTGGCGGCAGTAGCGCTCGCTGGGTGAAGATCGATTCGCCCTGCCGGACGTTTGAGCCATTCACTGTGCCGGCGAAGCAACTCGACGTCCCAGGCGAATTGATATCGTGGATACTCCTTGATCCGTCCGCGACGAGGGTCGCTCCGGACCGCGGCGGTCTGCCGGCGGACGAAGAGCATAAAGTGGACATCGGGCAGACGAACCCGCCCACCCGGCCGTACCTCCCGCTGACGGCAGGCATCGCGATAGGCGTCGATGAGCTCGTCGGCGAAGGCTTCGGGCGGTGTCTGCTGACGTTCCAGAAGGGCCAGGCAATCGGTGTAGGACCGGTAAAGAAGCGGTGCGCTGAGCGGCTGGGCCTTGCCAACGGACTCGCCGGCATACATGAGTTGGCCGCGGTCACGCTGGGCGTCGAGCATGATGACAAGCGGCGGCGTTGCAACAGAGCTGCTGGTGGCGGTGGCCGGGATGGCGCGATTCGAAAGGTAAACTTCAAGCTCGCTGGCAAACTCGGCGGCCCGACGTTGCCATTCGTCGCTCAACCAGGCCCGGGCCTGGCTGGCCGCAGCGGCCGCGTGTCTGCGGAGTGCCTCATTCCCCAGATTGAGCCCATCAAGTTGGGCCAGATCGCGATCCAGACGCTTCAGATTGCCGAAGCCATCAGCTCTGGAAAGCCTACGCACGACGCCGGAAAAGGTGGTGGCCTGCTTGGCCAGTCGGGTGACTTCTGTTTGGATCGCTTCGAATTGCTGGACGACGTCGTTTTGTGTCTCAGTGCTCATAGGTTTCCTTCATGGCTCATTGTGAAGCGACTCGCTCGAAGAGCGGGGTGACACGAAGCCTCTTCGGAACGTTCTGGGAGTCGCGATGGTGGTGGGTGAAGACGACGAATTGGTC
It includes:
- the ribE gene encoding 6,7-dimethyl-8-ribityllumazine synthase — translated: MSIRTLEGNLSATGQRLAIVLSRFNAFIGERLLEGAVDAFRRLGGREEDITLVRVPGAFEIPVVAERLARSGSHDAIVCLGAVIRGATAHFDYVAGEAAKGIAHVALATGVPIIFGVLTTDTIEQAIERAGSKAGNKGAEAAAVAVEMVNLLKAL
- a CDS encoding PIN domain-containing protein, whose amino-acid sequence is MIVYADTSGLFALMVRDDFMHVRAQLNFAHLASHDGRLLTSSYVLLETESLLQRRVGLAAVADFQLKIQPLLEIIWVDAEWHGRAMQRLLAEGNRALSLVDCLGFEIMESRDLEIALAFDRHFEEKGFTIAAFHDLGSYG
- a CDS encoding ribbon-helix-helix domain-containing protein; amino-acid sequence: MVRTQIQLTQEQYQGLKALAQGTHEPIAALIRRAVDQLLLTRKPDRAALYRQAASVVGKYTAGAPDIAVEHDRYLEEAYR